One window from the genome of Bradyrhizobium xenonodulans encodes:
- the ureG gene encoding urease accessory protein UreG, with the protein MSKSHGPLRVGVGGPVGSGKTALMDLLCKTMRERYDIAAITNDIYTKWDAEFLVRSGSLTPDRIAGVETGGCPHTAIREDASMNLAAVADMRAKFPGLDLVLIESGGDNLAATFSPELADLTIYVIDVAAGDKIPSKGGPGITRSDLLVINKIDLAPHVGASLEKMDTDARRMRGTRPFVMTNLKKSEGLDRIVGFIEAKGGLKRAS; encoded by the coding sequence ATGTCGAAATCTCACGGTCCCCTGCGTGTCGGCGTCGGCGGCCCGGTCGGATCGGGCAAGACCGCGCTGATGGACCTGCTCTGCAAGACCATGCGCGAGCGCTACGATATCGCCGCGATCACCAACGACATCTACACCAAATGGGATGCGGAATTCCTAGTACGCTCGGGCTCGCTGACCCCGGATCGCATCGCCGGCGTCGAGACCGGCGGCTGCCCGCACACCGCGATCCGCGAGGACGCTTCGATGAACCTGGCCGCGGTTGCGGATATGCGCGCCAAGTTTCCCGGGCTCGACCTCGTGCTGATCGAATCGGGCGGCGACAATCTCGCTGCCACTTTTTCCCCGGAGCTCGCCGACCTCACCATCTACGTCATCGACGTCGCTGCCGGCGACAAGATCCCGTCCAAGGGGGGCCCCGGCATCACCCGGTCCGACCTCCTGGTCATCAACAAGATCGACCTGGCGCCCCATGTCGGGGCGTCCCTGGAGAAGATGGACACCGACGCCAGACGCATGCGTGGCACCCGGCCCTTCGTCATGACCAACCTGAAGAAGAGCGAGGGGCTCGACCGTATCGTCGGCTTCATCGAGGCCAAAGGTGGCCTGAAACGGGCCAGCTGA
- the urtE gene encoding urea ABC transporter ATP-binding subunit UrtE encodes MLEVKDINLFYGAAQALRGVSIAAEPGKVTCVLGRNGVGKTSLLRAMVGQYPISSGAIVLDGSDITGLKPYERARKGIGFVPQGREIFPLLTVEENLKTGFGPLKREDKHIPDDVFSLFPVLQSMLGRRGGDLSGGQQQQLAIGRALVMRPKLLLLDEPTEGIQPSIIKDIGRAISYLRNLGNIAIVLVEQYLDFACELGDSFAVMDRGAVKFTCDRSNLDPAEISRQMAL; translated from the coding sequence ATGCTTGAAGTCAAGGACATCAACCTGTTCTACGGCGCCGCGCAGGCGCTGCGAGGCGTCTCGATCGCGGCCGAACCCGGCAAGGTCACATGCGTGCTCGGGCGCAACGGCGTCGGCAAGACCTCGCTGCTCCGCGCCATGGTCGGACAATATCCGATCTCCTCAGGCGCGATCGTGCTCGACGGCAGCGACATCACGGGCCTGAAGCCCTATGAGCGGGCGCGCAAGGGCATCGGCTTCGTGCCGCAGGGCCGCGAGATTTTTCCGCTGCTGACGGTGGAGGAGAATCTCAAGACCGGATTCGGCCCGCTCAAGCGCGAGGACAAGCATATTCCGGACGACGTGTTCTCGCTCTTCCCGGTGCTGCAATCCATGCTCGGCCGGCGCGGCGGCGACCTCTCCGGCGGCCAGCAGCAGCAGCTCGCGATCGGCCGCGCGCTGGTGATGCGGCCGAAGCTCCTCCTGCTCGACGAGCCGACCGAGGGCATTCAGCCCTCGATCATCAAGGACATCGGCCGCGCCATCTCGTATCTGCGCAATCTCGGCAACATCGCCATCGTGCTGGTCGAACAATATCTCGACTTTGCCTGCGAACTCGGCGACAGTTTTGCGGTGATGGATCGCGGCGCGGTGAAGTTCACCTGCGACCGCTCCAATCTCGACCCGGCCGAAATCAGCCGCCAGATGGCGCTGTAG
- a CDS encoding urease subunit gamma has protein sequence MNLSPREKDKLLISMAAIVARRRLDRGVKLNHPEAIAIISDFILEGARDGRTVAELMQSGAQVLTREQVMPGIPEMIHDIQVEATFPDGTKLVTVHEPIR, from the coding sequence ATGAACCTGTCTCCCCGCGAAAAGGACAAGCTTCTGATCTCGATGGCGGCCATCGTGGCCCGCCGCCGGCTGGATCGCGGCGTCAAGCTCAACCATCCCGAGGCGATCGCGATCATTTCCGATTTCATTCTCGAAGGCGCGCGCGACGGCCGCACGGTCGCCGAGCTGATGCAATCCGGCGCGCAGGTCCTCACCCGCGAGCAGGTGATGCCTGGTATCCCCGAGATGATCCACGACATCCAGGTCGAGGCGACGTTCCCGGATGGCACCAAGCTCGTCACCGTGCATGAGCCGATCAGGTAG
- a CDS encoding urease accessory protein UreF: MLTTTNEPVAACDLAEREAAALYRLMTWLSPAFPVGGFSYSSGLEWAVEAGDITDTATLADWLDAMLGDGSGFCDATFLVHAYRVAEAGDEATLNDIAELAAAFVPSRERQLETTSQGRAFVEIARAAWDADGLDAMVAACRTPLVYPVAVGVVAAMHGVPLAPTLHAFLHALVSNWISAASRLVPLGQTDSQRVLVRLEAAVATTANRALHATLDDLGSATFRADLASLRHETQYTRLFRS, from the coding sequence ATGCTCACGACCACAAATGAGCCGGTCGCGGCCTGTGACCTCGCCGAGCGCGAGGCGGCGGCGCTGTACCGGCTGATGACCTGGCTGTCGCCGGCCTTTCCGGTCGGCGGCTTCTCTTATTCCAGTGGCCTCGAATGGGCAGTCGAGGCCGGCGACATCACCGACACCGCAACGCTCGCCGATTGGCTCGACGCGATGCTTGGCGATGGCTCCGGCTTCTGCGATGCGACGTTCCTGGTCCACGCCTATCGCGTGGCTGAGGCCGGCGATGAGGCGACCTTGAACGATATCGCGGAACTCGCCGCCGCCTTCGTGCCGTCGCGCGAGCGGCAGCTCGAGACGACCTCGCAAGGGCGCGCCTTCGTCGAGATCGCCCGCGCCGCGTGGGATGCCGACGGGCTGGATGCCATGGTCGCGGCATGCCGCACGCCACTGGTTTATCCGGTTGCCGTCGGTGTCGTCGCCGCGATGCACGGCGTGCCGCTGGCGCCGACGCTGCACGCCTTCCTGCATGCATTGGTCTCGAACTGGATTTCTGCGGCGAGCCGCCTCGTTCCGCTCGGCCAGACCGATAGCCAGCGCGTGCTGGTGAGACTGGAAGCTGCCGTTGCCACGACCGCCAATCGTGCGCTGCACGCGACGCTGGACGATCTCGGCAGCGCGACCTTCCGCGCCGATCTCGCCAGCCTGCGGCACGAGACGCAATATACGCGGCTGTTTCGCTCGTGA
- the ureE gene encoding urease accessory protein UreE, translating to MIRATQVRGQHRFTEAAADTVVLDFDDRHRRRMAMTGTRGLEFLLDLENAVALRGGDALVLEDGRLVEVVAAPEPLLEIRGRDPHHLIRVGWHLGNRHLPTQIMAKSLRIRRDHVIEAMVKGLGARVIEIDAPFDPEGGAYADAGHAHDHDDHARHDHGHHHHDHGQDHHDHHGHDHHHHDHAAHDHSHDHHHHDEHCDHPDHHHGHKHAHDHK from the coding sequence ATGATCCGGGCGACGCAGGTCAGGGGACAACACCGCTTCACGGAAGCCGCAGCGGATACGGTCGTGCTCGATTTCGACGATCGGCACCGCCGCCGCATGGCCATGACGGGGACGCGGGGGCTCGAATTCCTGCTCGACCTGGAGAACGCCGTCGCGCTGCGTGGCGGTGACGCGCTGGTGCTGGAGGACGGCCGGCTGGTCGAGGTGGTGGCGGCGCCCGAGCCGTTGCTCGAGATCCGCGGCCGCGATCCGCACCACCTCATCCGCGTCGGCTGGCACCTCGGCAACCGCCATCTGCCGACCCAGATCATGGCCAAGTCCTTGCGCATCCGCCGCGACCACGTCATCGAGGCGATGGTGAAGGGGCTCGGTGCGCGCGTGATCGAGATCGACGCACCGTTCGATCCCGAAGGCGGGGCCTACGCCGATGCCGGTCACGCGCACGACCACGATGATCATGCGCGTCACGATCACGGTCATCATCACCATGATCATGGTCAGGACCACCACGATCATCACGGCCATGACCACCATCATCATGACCACGCCGCGCATGATCATAGCCACGATCATCATCACCACGACGAGCATTGCGACCACCCCGACCATCACCACGGCCACAAGCATGCTCACGACCACAAATGA
- a CDS encoding HD domain-containing protein produces MLSPIRLVSEAAELAARRHSGMARKGRGREPYINHLAEVANLLAIVTDGADAELVAAGWLHDTVEDTETTREELAQTFSERVASLVAECTDDMNRPKTKRRQKQIEGAPHKSPGAKLIKIADKISNTRARIHSDPSGEEREDLIDYVEWAEKVVAGCRGGNATLDQMFDDTVKLARSSL; encoded by the coding sequence ATGCTCTCACCGATCCGCCTTGTCTCCGAGGCCGCCGAGCTCGCTGCGCGCCGCCATAGCGGAATGGCGCGCAAGGGCCGCGGCAGGGAGCCCTATATCAATCATCTCGCCGAGGTCGCGAACCTGCTTGCGATCGTGACCGATGGTGCCGACGCCGAGCTGGTTGCGGCCGGCTGGCTGCACGATACGGTCGAAGACACTGAGACGACGCGCGAGGAGCTCGCGCAAACATTCTCCGAGCGTGTCGCTTCGCTCGTCGCCGAATGCACCGACGACATGAATCGGCCGAAAACCAAGCGGCGGCAGAAACAGATCGAGGGCGCTCCGCACAAATCGCCGGGCGCCAAGCTGATCAAGATTGCCGACAAGATCAGTAACACCCGCGCGCGCATTCATTCCGATCCAAGCGGTGAAGAGCGCGAAGACCTCATCGATTACGTCGAATGGGCCGAGAAAGTTGTCGCAGGTTGTCGTGGCGGCAACGCAACGCTCGACCAGATGTTTGACGACACCGTCAAGCTTGCAAGGAGTTCACTGTGA
- a CDS encoding urease subunit beta, giving the protein MIPGELFIQDGEIELNAGRKTVTLTVANTGDRPIQVGSHYHFFETNPALKFDRRKSRGMRLDIAAGTAVRFEPGQTRDVQLVAMAGKKTIYGFRGDVMGKL; this is encoded by the coding sequence ATGATCCCCGGCGAACTCTTCATCCAGGACGGCGAGATCGAGCTCAATGCCGGCCGCAAGACCGTGACGCTGACGGTGGCCAACACCGGCGACCGCCCGATCCAGGTCGGCTCGCACTACCATTTCTTCGAGACCAATCCCGCGCTGAAGTTCGACCGCCGGAAGTCCCGCGGCATGCGTCTCGACATCGCCGCCGGCACTGCCGTGCGTTTCGAGCCGGGCCAGACCCGCGACGTCCAGCTCGTCGCCATGGCCGGGAAGAAGACCATCTACGGTTTTCGTGGCGACGTGATGGGGAAGCTGTGA
- a CDS encoding putative quinol monooxygenase, with the protein MIYVVATLTIKPETRAEFIAAATACIKETRKEPGNIAYDLHESVTDPSKMVFVEQWENAEALVPHRGMEHMKTFGRVAVKCFTAPPKIEVITPEKVETR; encoded by the coding sequence GTGATCTACGTCGTTGCCACCTTGACCATCAAGCCCGAGACGCGCGCCGAATTCATTGCAGCGGCCACCGCCTGCATCAAGGAGACGCGGAAGGAGCCCGGCAATATCGCCTATGATCTGCATGAGAGCGTGACCGATCCCAGCAAGATGGTGTTCGTCGAGCAGTGGGAGAACGCCGAGGCGCTGGTGCCGCATCGAGGCATGGAGCACATGAAGACGTTCGGCCGCGTCGCGGTGAAGTGTTTCACGGCGCCGCCGAAGATCGAGGTGATCACGCCCGAGAAGGTCGAGACACGGTAA
- a CDS encoding urease accessory protein UreD: MRSDVSVTSEVFEANRARGAVRFDVHARDGVTRRGVLHESGSLRVRFPSPEGEGLSGVFVNTAGGVAGGDNFDIDIAAGEGARLTLTTAAAEKVYRAPGAAAQLNISLRVAAGAHLSWLPQETILFDRARVHRRFDIELDGAASLLLCEIVVFGRTAMGERMEQGEFVDRWRLRRGGRLVFAETVRLDGHVGAKLGRPAVAKDGAAIGTALIVPGDEALVERLREASDSFSGEVGISAWNGFAMARFCAQDAARLRADMMAVLARTGAALPRLWLN, translated from the coding sequence ATGCGCAGCGACGTTTCAGTTACATCAGAGGTTTTCGAAGCCAACCGCGCCCGTGGCGCGGTGCGCTTCGACGTCCATGCGCGTGACGGCGTAACGCGGCGCGGCGTCTTGCATGAGTCCGGCTCCCTGCGCGTACGTTTTCCCTCGCCGGAAGGTGAGGGGCTCTCCGGCGTCTTCGTCAACACGGCCGGCGGCGTTGCCGGTGGGGACAATTTCGATATCGACATCGCGGCGGGCGAGGGCGCGCGCCTCACGCTGACGACGGCGGCGGCCGAAAAGGTCTATCGCGCGCCGGGCGCGGCAGCGCAGCTCAATATCTCGCTGAGGGTTGCCGCGGGTGCGCATCTGTCCTGGCTGCCCCAGGAGACGATCCTGTTTGATCGCGCCCGGGTCCATCGCCGTTTCGACATCGAACTCGATGGCGCTGCCTCGCTCCTGCTTTGCGAGATCGTCGTGTTCGGCCGCACCGCCATGGGCGAGCGGATGGAGCAGGGCGAGTTCGTCGATCGCTGGCGGCTGCGTCGCGGTGGCCGGCTGGTGTTCGCCGAGACCGTCAGGCTCGACGGCCATGTCGGCGCCAAGCTTGGGCGACCTGCCGTTGCCAAGGATGGCGCCGCGATCGGCACGGCGCTGATCGTGCCCGGCGACGAGGCCCTGGTCGAGCGCCTCCGCGAGGCGTCGGACTCATTCTCAGGCGAGGTCGGAATCTCGGCCTGGAATGGCTTTGCAATGGCGCGGTTCTGTGCCCAAGATGCGGCACGTTTGCGTGCCGACATGATGGCCGTGCTGGCGCGCACCGGGGCCGCGCTGCCGCGACTCTGGCTGAATTGA
- a CDS encoding CHASE domain-containing protein, with product MVRLGFIIGFIALLGALLSGLAAYRVHDQELALDRIALARAIDVHASLVQDRLTERELLARVASGLFRTPSVIKPNMLEPLRSAIYAFKTDFVVAGWVARLKPNELVPAQAAIASAGFPNPKIRTYDDKPIDLAGVTQPIDVLMDLEPRSNETKALPGRSYEQDPVRSAMLTRARVEKRSVASDPIPLLRGGGPVGIIVAAPVIPEGATEPAGFITFSYELASLMLTNDDMSLFAVALKDPRKEGGELVANDQGVVSSRMTTAEGPTPSATRTMSFGGRDWQLGYYAKTNSARRAEQTAIIVAAIGFAITAMVCGLFGYVAYNNLRLSREIQVRIGFERRLTAVIDELNHRVKNILAVIQSIVTRTLRHGSDIDAARELLIGRIHAMSNVVSLLSESQWQGVKLKGLFEARAIPHADRIAVTGPDIAVSARAAQSLSLLFFELASHSDEGLSLVGKHPHITANWTVTGEESSEIFNFRWEEFNTSEATRRPDSDFGLILLDRVAPEALGGTAKRYFTDVSYVYELTAPMETVVDMTERDRTDRISAPVRPAK from the coding sequence GTGGTCCGGCTGGGTTTCATCATCGGCTTCATCGCTCTGCTCGGGGCCCTGCTCTCCGGGCTCGCGGCCTATCGTGTCCACGACCAGGAGCTGGCGCTGGACCGGATCGCGCTGGCGCGCGCGATCGACGTTCACGCAAGCCTGGTCCAGGACCGGTTGACCGAGCGCGAGCTGCTCGCGCGTGTCGCCTCAGGCCTGTTCCGCACGCCATCGGTGATCAAGCCGAACATGCTGGAGCCACTGCGCTCGGCCATCTACGCCTTCAAGACCGATTTCGTGGTGGCCGGGTGGGTCGCCCGGCTGAAGCCGAATGAGCTGGTGCCGGCGCAGGCCGCGATCGCGAGCGCCGGCTTCCCCAACCCGAAAATCCGCACCTATGACGACAAGCCGATCGACCTTGCTGGGGTCACCCAGCCGATCGACGTGCTGATGGATCTCGAACCCCGCAGCAACGAGACCAAGGCGCTGCCCGGCCGCAGCTACGAGCAGGATCCGGTGCGCAGCGCGATGCTGACGCGTGCGCGGGTCGAGAAGAGGTCGGTCGCCTCGGACCCGATTCCGCTCCTGCGCGGCGGCGGCCCGGTCGGCATCATCGTGGCCGCGCCCGTCATTCCCGAGGGCGCAACCGAGCCGGCGGGCTTCATCACATTTTCCTACGAGCTCGCCTCGCTGATGCTGACCAATGACGACATGTCGTTGTTTGCGGTCGCGCTGAAGGATCCGCGGAAGGAAGGTGGCGAGCTCGTTGCCAACGACCAGGGCGTGGTCTCCTCGCGCATGACGACGGCGGAGGGGCCGACGCCGTCGGCGACGCGCACGATGAGCTTTGGCGGCCGCGACTGGCAACTCGGCTATTACGCCAAGACCAATTCGGCGCGGCGCGCCGAGCAGACCGCGATCATCGTGGCCGCGATCGGCTTTGCCATCACCGCGATGGTGTGCGGCCTGTTCGGCTATGTCGCCTACAACAATCTGCGGCTCAGCCGCGAAATCCAGGTGCGGATCGGCTTCGAGCGCCGGTTGACCGCCGTGATCGACGAGCTCAACCACCGGGTCAAGAACATCCTGGCGGTGATCCAGTCGATCGTGACGCGCACGCTGCGCCACGGCTCCGACATCGACGCCGCGCGCGAACTGCTGATCGGCCGCATCCATGCCATGTCCAACGTGGTCTCGCTGCTCAGCGAGAGCCAGTGGCAGGGCGTCAAGCTGAAGGGCCTGTTCGAGGCGCGCGCCATCCCGCATGCCGACCGCATCGCCGTCACCGGCCCCGACATCGCGGTCAGCGCGCGCGCGGCGCAGAGCCTGTCGCTGCTGTTCTTCGAACTCGCCTCGCACTCCGACGAAGGTCTGTCGCTGGTCGGAAAGCATCCGCACATCACCGCGAACTGGACGGTGACGGGCGAGGAGTCCAGCGAGATTTTCAATTTCCGCTGGGAGGAGTTCAACACCAGCGAGGCGACGCGGCGCCCGGATTCCGATTTCGGCCTGATCCTGCTCGACCGCGTCGCGCCCGAAGCACTGGGCGGCACCGCCAAGCGCTACTTCACCGACGTCTCCTACGTCTATGAGCTGACCGCGCCGATGGAGACGGTGGTCGACATGACCGAGCGCGACCGCACGGACAGGATCTCGGCGCCGGTGCGGCCGGCCAAGTAA
- the urtD gene encoding urea ABC transporter ATP-binding protein UrtD — protein MNVMDTRATSAMLYLDGVHVSFDGFHAINNLSLTLEPGEMRAIIGPNGAGKTTMMDIITGKTKPDEGTVLFDGVTDLTRLDETRIAELGIGRKFQKPTVFESQTVQDNLLLALNVDHSVRGTLFWRGSRAESERIDKVLETIRLTDARNRLAGSLSHGQKQWLEIGMLLAQDPKLLLVDEPVAGMTDVETHLTAELLKEINKTHTVMVVEHDMTFVRELGVKVTCLHEGTVLAEGTIDQVSSNERVIEVYLGR, from the coding sequence ATGAACGTCATGGATACCCGCGCGACCTCCGCCATGCTCTATCTCGACGGCGTGCACGTCTCGTTCGATGGTTTCCACGCCATCAACAATCTGTCGCTGACGCTCGAGCCCGGCGAGATGCGCGCCATCATCGGCCCGAACGGCGCCGGCAAGACCACGATGATGGACATCATCACCGGCAAGACCAAGCCCGACGAGGGCACCGTGCTGTTCGACGGCGTCACCGACCTGACGCGCCTTGACGAGACCCGCATCGCCGAGCTCGGCATCGGCCGCAAATTCCAGAAGCCGACCGTGTTCGAGAGCCAGACCGTGCAGGACAATCTCCTGCTCGCGCTCAATGTCGATCACTCGGTCCGCGGCACGCTGTTCTGGCGCGGCAGCAGGGCGGAGTCCGAGCGCATCGACAAGGTACTGGAGACGATCCGCCTCACCGACGCGCGCAACCGTCTCGCCGGCAGCCTCAGCCACGGCCAGAAGCAATGGCTCGAGATCGGCATGCTGCTCGCGCAGGATCCCAAACTCCTGCTGGTCGACGAGCCCGTCGCAGGAATGACCGACGTCGAGACGCATCTGACCGCCGAGCTGCTGAAAGAGATCAACAAGACCCATACCGTGATGGTGGTCGAGCACGACATGACGTTCGTGCGCGAGCTCGGCGTCAAGGTCACCTGCCTGCATGAAGGCACGGTGCTCGCGGAAGGGACCATCGACCAGGTCTCGTCCAACGAGCGGGTCATCGAAGTGTATCTGGGACGCTGA
- the ureC gene encoding urease subunit alpha: MSTKIKRSVYADMFGPTTGDKVRLADTDLIIEVEKDFTTYGEEVKFGGGKVIRDGMGQSQVTNKQGAADTVITNALIVDHWGIVKADVAIKDGMISAIGKAGNPDIQPGVTIIIGPGTDVIAGEGKILTAGGFDSHIHFICPQQIEHALMSGVTSMLGGGTGPSHGTFATTCTPGPWHMGRMIQSFDAFPVNLGISGKGNASRPGALVEMIKGGACALKLHEDWGTTPAAIDNCLSVADDYDVQVMLHSDTLNESGFVEDTIKAFKGRTIHAFHTEGAGGGHAPDIIKVAGLKNVLPSSTNPTRPFTRNTIDEHLDMLMVCHHLDPSIAEDLAFAESRIRKETIAAEDILHDLGALSMMSSDSQAMGRLGEVIIRTWQTADKMKKQRGSLPQDKGKDNDNFRVKRYIAKYTINPAIAHGVSKLIGSVEKGKMADLVLWSPAFFGVKPDCIVKGGMIVAAPMGDPNASIPTPQPVHYQPMFGAFGRARTASSVVFTSKAAITGGLARRLGIEKKLYAVQNTRSKISKKSMIHNDATPNIEVDPETYEVRADGELLTCAPAEVLPMAQRYFMY, from the coding sequence GTGAGCACGAAGATCAAGCGTTCCGTCTATGCCGACATGTTCGGCCCGACCACCGGCGACAAGGTGCGGCTGGCCGATACCGATCTCATCATCGAGGTCGAGAAGGATTTCACCACCTACGGCGAGGAGGTGAAGTTCGGCGGCGGCAAGGTGATCCGCGACGGCATGGGCCAGTCGCAGGTCACCAACAAGCAGGGCGCGGCCGACACCGTCATCACCAATGCGCTGATCGTCGATCACTGGGGCATCGTGAAGGCCGACGTCGCCATCAAGGACGGCATGATTTCGGCAATCGGCAAGGCCGGCAATCCCGACATCCAGCCGGGCGTCACCATCATCATCGGTCCCGGCACCGACGTGATCGCGGGTGAAGGCAAGATCCTGACGGCCGGCGGCTTCGACAGCCACATCCATTTCATCTGCCCGCAGCAGATCGAGCACGCGCTGATGTCTGGCGTCACCTCGATGCTCGGCGGCGGCACCGGTCCCTCGCACGGCACGTTCGCCACCACCTGCACGCCTGGCCCCTGGCACATGGGGCGGATGATTCAGTCGTTCGATGCCTTCCCGGTCAATCTCGGCATTTCTGGCAAGGGCAACGCCTCGCGGCCCGGCGCCCTGGTCGAGATGATCAAGGGCGGCGCCTGCGCGCTGAAGCTGCACGAGGACTGGGGCACGACGCCAGCCGCGATCGACAATTGCCTCTCGGTCGCCGACGATTACGACGTTCAGGTCATGCTGCATTCAGACACGCTGAACGAATCCGGCTTTGTCGAGGACACGATCAAGGCGTTCAAGGGCCGCACCATCCATGCCTTCCACACTGAAGGCGCCGGCGGTGGTCACGCCCCCGACATCATCAAGGTCGCCGGGCTGAAGAACGTGCTGCCGTCCTCGACCAACCCGACGCGCCCCTTCACGCGCAACACCATCGACGAGCATCTCGACATGCTGATGGTGTGCCACCACCTCGATCCCTCGATCGCGGAAGACCTGGCGTTTGCCGAGAGCCGCATCCGCAAGGAGACCATTGCCGCCGAAGACATCCTGCACGACCTCGGCGCGCTCTCGATGATGTCCTCGGACTCGCAGGCCATGGGCCGCCTCGGCGAGGTCATCATCCGGACCTGGCAGACCGCCGACAAGATGAAGAAGCAGCGCGGGTCGCTGCCGCAGGACAAGGGCAAGGACAACGACAATTTCCGCGTCAAGCGCTACATCGCCAAATACACCATCAACCCGGCGATCGCGCACGGCGTGTCGAAGCTGATCGGCTCGGTGGAGAAGGGCAAGATGGCCGACCTCGTGCTGTGGTCGCCGGCCTTCTTCGGCGTCAAGCCGGACTGCATCGTCAAGGGCGGCATGATCGTCGCCGCTCCGATGGGCGATCCCAACGCCTCGATCCCGACACCGCAGCCGGTGCACTATCAGCCGATGTTCGGCGCGTTCGGCAGGGCACGCACGGCATCCTCGGTCGTGTTCACCTCGAAGGCCGCGATCACCGGAGGTCTTGCGCGAAGACTCGGCATCGAGAAGAAGCTTTATGCGGTCCAGAACACCCGCAGCAAGATCTCGAAGAAGAGCATGATCCACAACGACGCGACGCCCAATATCGAGGTCGATCCGGAGACCTATGAGGTTCGCGCGGACGGCGAGCTTCTCACCTGCGCGCCGGCCGAGGTGCTGCCGATGGCGCAGCGATATTTCATGTACTGA
- a CDS encoding TetR/AcrR family transcriptional regulator encodes MAKSGGDEADSAPRRGRPRSIETSNAILESAYALMAATGLAATTIDAVARHSSVSKMTIYKWWPSREALLIDAFLHHAAQMLPLPPASSGTPAARARGHATAYAEALQGEFGKVQLAVISECISKTGSAELFYARYLQFRRDALVEMIAAGQTDGSIQAEGLAEDLYDAIYGGLFYRYVFGIAPITPAYARNLVDLVLRPKG; translated from the coding sequence ATGGCTAAGAGCGGAGGTGACGAGGCTGACAGCGCGCCGAGGCGCGGCCGGCCGCGGTCGATCGAGACCAGCAACGCCATCCTCGAAAGTGCCTATGCGCTGATGGCCGCCACCGGCCTTGCCGCCACCACCATCGACGCCGTCGCGCGCCACTCCAGCGTCTCCAAGATGACGATCTACAAATGGTGGCCGTCGCGCGAGGCGCTGCTGATCGACGCCTTCCTTCATCACGCCGCGCAGATGCTGCCGCTGCCGCCCGCGAGTTCCGGCACCCCCGCGGCGCGCGCGCGCGGTCATGCCACGGCCTATGCCGAGGCGCTCCAGGGCGAATTCGGCAAGGTGCAACTCGCCGTGATCTCCGAATGCATCTCCAAGACCGGCTCGGCGGAGCTGTTCTACGCGCGCTACCTGCAATTCCGCCGCGACGCACTGGTCGAGATGATCGCCGCGGGCCAGACCGACGGCAGCATCCAGGCCGAGGGGCTGGCCGAGGACCTCTACGACGCGATCTATGGCGGCCTGTTCTACCGCTACGTCTTCGGCATCGCACCGATCACGCCGGCCTACGCGCGCAACCTGGTCGATCTCGTTTTGCGCCCCAAAGGCTAG